A single genomic interval of Koleobacter methoxysyntrophicus harbors:
- the hemW gene encoding radical SAM family heme chaperone HemW: MNREIGLYIHIPFCKRKCYYCDFNSYSDMEYLIPDYIKALKKEMEYYKGLLEARRVISIYIGGGTPTILTCAQLSEVVTSAVSMLSNWSKELEITVEANPDTLSDKKLGVLKEIGVNRLSLGLQAYQLQLLERLGRFVSPKEFEWGFFSAREKGFSNINVDLIFGLPGQTLAHWEETLMKVIELKPEHISAYSLKIEKGTRLYDEYKKGNLDLPDDESEREMYYIAKGLLTAGNYDHYEISNFAIRGYKCNHNLLYWKNREYIGLGAGAHSHFKNERYYNEENPRKYIQLINKGEIPVKGKETVTSSIEVAETLLMNLRLISGVNKLEFYRRFGYGINDIYGQRIESLKSKGLIEETEDHIMLTSLGLDLANEVFIEFLP; the protein is encoded by the coding sequence ATGAATAGGGAAATAGGGTTATATATTCATATACCTTTCTGTAAAAGGAAATGCTATTACTGTGATTTCAATTCATATAGTGATATGGAATACCTGATTCCCGATTATATAAAAGCATTAAAAAAAGAGATGGAATACTATAAAGGACTGCTTGAGGCACGGAGAGTTATATCTATATATATCGGTGGGGGAACACCTACTATTTTAACCTGTGCACAATTAAGTGAGGTTGTTACATCTGCAGTATCAATGTTAAGCAATTGGTCTAAAGAACTTGAGATAACTGTTGAAGCAAATCCAGATACCCTAAGTGATAAAAAGCTAGGAGTACTAAAAGAAATTGGGGTAAATCGCCTCAGTTTAGGGCTCCAGGCATATCAACTTCAGCTATTGGAAAGATTAGGGCGATTTGTTTCCCCAAAAGAATTCGAATGGGGATTTTTTTCTGCAAGGGAAAAGGGATTCAGCAATATCAATGTTGATTTAATCTTCGGTCTTCCCGGGCAAACTTTAGCCCATTGGGAAGAAACCTTAATGAAGGTTATAGAATTAAAACCGGAACACATTTCAGCATACAGTCTTAAAATAGAAAAAGGGACCCGGTTATATGATGAATACAAAAAAGGAAATTTAGATCTCCCTGATGATGAATCAGAAAGAGAAATGTATTATATTGCTAAGGGTTTATTAACGGCAGGGAATTATGACCATTATGAGATATCCAATTTCGCTATTCGGGGATATAAATGTAATCATAACCTGTTATATTGGAAAAATAGAGAATATATAGGTCTGGGAGCCGGGGCTCATTCTCATTTTAAGAACGAAAGATATTACAATGAAGAAAACCCGCGGAAATATATCCAGCTAATCAATAAGGGGGAAATCCCTGTAAAGGGGAAAGAAACCGTTACATCTTCTATAGAAGTAGCGGAAACACTACTTATGAATCTGAGACTTATTTCAGGGGTTAATAAGCTTGAATTTTACAGGAGATTTGGGTATGGTATTAATGATATATATGGCCAGAGAATAGAATCTTTAAAGTCAAAGGGTCTCATTGAAGAAACAGAGGACCATATTATGCTCACATCCCTGGGACTTGACCTTGCCAATGAGGTATTTATTGAATTCTTGCCGTGA
- the lepA gene encoding translation elongation factor 4, whose protein sequence is MTKQDRIRNFSIIAHIDHGKSTLADRLLEFTGLLSEREMEEQVLDKMDLERERGITIKAQAVRLTYLAEDGQEYYLNLIDTPGHVDFTYEVSRSLAACEGAVLVVDAAQGIEAQTLANVYMALEHNLEIVPVINKIDLPGANPERVKHEIEDIIGLDASDALLVSAKEKIGIQDVLESIVKKIPPPKGSPYDPLRALIFDSHYDPYKGVIVYIRVVDGTVRKGMNIKMMATNKTFEVTEVGVFKPDMVPIDELTAGEVGFLAAAIKDVKNTRVGDTITDAKNPASEPLPGYRKINPMVFCGMYPADGADYEDLKDALEKLKLNDASLIFEPETSAALGFGFRCGFLGLLHMEIIQERLEREHKLDLVTTAPSVIYKVKKTNGEILQIDNPTNFPPAVEIEEIMEPYVVATIMLPNEYVGTVMELCQEKRGIFKNMSYMDENRVILSYEMPLSEIIYDFFDLLKSRTKGYASLDYEFHNYKKSDLVKLDILLNGEPVDALSFIVHKDKAYYKGRRIVEKLKESIPRHMFEIPVQAAIGNRIIARETIKALRKNVLAKCYGGDITRKRKLLEKQKEGKKRMRQVGSVEVPQEAFMAVLKMD, encoded by the coding sequence ATGACAAAACAGGATAGAATACGCAATTTTTCCATTATAGCTCATATAGATCACGGAAAATCTACTCTGGCAGACAGATTGCTCGAATTCACCGGCCTATTATCAGAAAGGGAAATGGAAGAGCAGGTACTTGATAAAATGGATTTAGAAAGGGAGAGGGGTATAACTATAAAAGCCCAGGCTGTCAGGCTTACGTATTTGGCTGAAGATGGACAGGAGTACTACTTAAACCTGATAGATACCCCCGGGCATGTAGACTTTACTTATGAAGTATCCCGCAGTCTGGCTGCCTGTGAAGGTGCTGTCCTTGTAGTAGATGCAGCTCAAGGAATCGAAGCACAAACACTGGCGAATGTATATATGGCCCTGGAGCATAATCTTGAAATCGTTCCTGTTATTAACAAAATAGACCTTCCGGGGGCAAATCCCGAGAGGGTAAAACATGAGATCGAGGACATAATAGGTCTAGATGCTTCAGATGCCCTTTTGGTTTCCGCTAAAGAGAAGATAGGAATACAGGACGTTTTAGAAAGCATAGTAAAAAAAATACCGCCACCTAAAGGATCCCCCTATGACCCTTTGAGAGCTTTGATTTTTGATTCACATTATGACCCATATAAGGGGGTAATCGTCTATATAAGGGTTGTGGATGGAACTGTAAGGAAAGGCATGAATATTAAAATGATGGCTACAAATAAAACCTTTGAAGTGACAGAAGTAGGTGTATTTAAACCTGATATGGTTCCTATAGATGAATTGACGGCAGGAGAAGTAGGGTTTTTAGCTGCAGCAATCAAAGATGTCAAAAATACAAGGGTTGGGGATACTATAACCGATGCTAAGAATCCTGCATCAGAGCCTCTGCCCGGATATCGAAAGATTAATCCCATGGTGTTTTGTGGCATGTATCCTGCTGATGGGGCTGATTATGAAGACCTTAAGGACGCCCTTGAAAAGCTGAAATTAAATGATGCTTCCCTGATTTTTGAACCTGAAACTTCTGCAGCTTTAGGTTTCGGATTTCGCTGCGGTTTTTTAGGTTTACTTCATATGGAGATAATTCAGGAAAGGCTTGAAAGGGAGCATAAACTTGACCTTGTTACTACAGCACCCAGTGTGATTTATAAAGTTAAAAAGACTAATGGAGAGATTCTTCAGATAGATAATCCCACGAATTTCCCCCCGGCCGTAGAAATTGAGGAAATCATGGAACCTTATGTTGTAGCTACTATAATGCTTCCTAATGAATATGTAGGAACAGTTATGGAACTATGCCAGGAAAAAAGGGGTATATTCAAAAATATGAGTTATATGGATGAAAACAGGGTTATACTATCTTATGAAATGCCCTTAAGTGAAATTATTTATGATTTTTTTGACCTTCTAAAATCCCGGACAAAGGGATATGCTTCTCTGGATTATGAGTTTCATAATTATAAAAAATCTGATTTGGTAAAACTGGACATCCTTTTAAATGGCGAACCTGTTGATGCACTGTCTTTTATAGTTCATAAGGACAAGGCTTATTATAAAGGGAGGCGTATAGTAGAAAAATTAAAGGAATCAATTCCGAGACATATGTTTGAAATTCCAGTCCAGGCCGCTATAGGAAACAGGATAATTGCCAGGGAAACTATAAAGGCCCTTCGAAAAAATGTGCTGGCGAAGTGTTATGGTGGTGACATAACCCGCAAAAGAAAACTGTTAGAAAAGCAAAAAGAAGGGAAAAAGAGAATGAGACAGGTTGGAAGCGTAGAGGTTCCCCAGGAGGCTTTTATGGCGGTGCTTAAAATGGATTAA
- the spoIIP gene encoding stage II sporulation protein P codes for MVNIKTIKIHKGVYTISICFFILMILFFMYKILSPIDAIAVLSQKGGIGIGEITNFNSTIKLEGILISVLDHGLPYLGITNSQYIDRTPPGIFVSLFYFFTDINFEEPTSFITAQIPILSFYKAETTTTPGIELPPVDSLPDNSYREGVERDKGDEVGDHLTDNDDIQQELQIGNDPLVLIYHTHSTECYSPSVEETFKSKEISYHSKDLNVTVVRVGEEMKRYLEERYGIKVVHDRTMNDIPSYMMSYTNSLNTFERNIKKYPSIKVAIDLHRDAPYVDRIRSRELTTVKIDGKNVARIMLVVGTDKLFHHPNWKKNYRFALKIQEKMEELYPGLGRQINIRDERFNQHLLDKSLLVEIGSHGNTLEEALRSARLFADVVAQVLKELSQKD; via the coding sequence TTGGTTAACATAAAAACAATAAAGATTCATAAGGGTGTATATACCATATCTATCTGTTTTTTTATTTTAATGATACTTTTTTTTATGTATAAAATCTTATCTCCAATAGATGCCATTGCCGTCCTTTCGCAAAAAGGGGGTATCGGCATTGGTGAAATCACAAATTTCAACAGCACAATAAAGCTGGAAGGAATCCTCATAAGTGTGCTAGACCATGGATTACCGTATTTAGGTATTACCAACAGCCAGTATATTGATAGAACACCGCCGGGAATCTTCGTATCGCTGTTTTATTTTTTTACCGACATTAATTTTGAAGAGCCGACCAGTTTTATTACTGCCCAGATACCCATTTTGTCGTTTTATAAAGCAGAAACAACTACAACCCCCGGTATTGAATTGCCTCCTGTCGATAGCTTACCTGATAATAGTTATAGAGAAGGGGTTGAACGAGATAAAGGAGATGAAGTTGGAGATCACTTAACAGATAATGATGACATACAGCAAGAGTTGCAGATAGGGAACGACCCCCTTGTTCTTATTTATCATACCCACTCAACGGAATGCTACAGCCCGAGTGTTGAAGAAACCTTTAAATCAAAAGAAATATCATACCATAGCAAGGATTTGAATGTAACCGTTGTCAGGGTAGGAGAAGAAATGAAAAGGTATTTGGAAGAAAGATACGGAATAAAGGTTGTCCACGACAGAACTATGAACGATATACCATCCTATATGATGTCATATACAAATTCCTTAAATACCTTTGAAAGGAATATAAAAAAGTACCCTTCGATTAAAGTGGCCATCGATTTACACAGGGATGCCCCATATGTGGATAGAATACGTTCCAGAGAATTAACAACCGTCAAAATAGATGGCAAGAATGTTGCAAGGATAATGCTTGTAGTTGGAACCGATAAGCTTTTTCATCATCCTAACTGGAAGAAAAACTATAGATTTGCCTTAAAAATACAGGAAAAAATGGAAGAACTCTACCCGGGTTTAGGGAGACAGATTAATATTCGGGATGAAAGGTTTAATCAGCACCTCCTTGATAAATCCCTTCTTGTAGAAATCGGCAGTCATGGAAATACCCTGGAGGAAGCCCTCAGATCTGCCAGGTTGTTTGCTGATGTTGTTGCACAGGTGTTAAAGGAACTTTCTCAAAAAGATTAA
- the gpr gene encoding GPR endopeptidase: MIEKRTDLAIEARELVSKEYPKEIPGVEVDVDKSDNITITRVKIKTEEAEKIMGKPPGDYITLEVPKLREKDVLLQEEVSKNFADEIKNLSRLPIDATVMVVGLGNWNVTPDALGPKVIQQLLITRHIMETPTGEMEKGVRSLCAIAPGVLGITGIETGEIIQGVIEKVKPDLIIAIDALASRNMARVSTTIQISNTGIHPGSGVGNKRMGITRETLGVPVIAVGIPTVVDAATMANDTLDMLIDSLMEQTEKGSSFYKLLKDMDKNEKYRLIYEVISPFVGNLMVTPKEIDTIVDDLARVLAGGLNIALHPGITFDEVTRYLH, encoded by the coding sequence TTGATAGAGAAAAGAACCGACCTAGCCATTGAGGCAAGAGAATTGGTTAGTAAAGAATACCCCAAAGAAATTCCGGGGGTAGAAGTGGATGTGGATAAGTCGGATAATATCACAATAACCCGGGTTAAAATAAAAACAGAGGAAGCCGAGAAAATTATGGGTAAACCCCCAGGAGACTATATAACCCTGGAAGTCCCGAAACTCAGAGAAAAAGATGTTTTGCTTCAGGAAGAAGTAAGCAAAAACTTCGCTGATGAGATAAAGAATTTAAGCCGACTACCGATAGATGCTACTGTTATGGTTGTAGGCCTGGGTAACTGGAATGTAACACCTGATGCCTTAGGCCCTAAGGTAATTCAACAGCTTCTCATAACCCGACATATTATGGAGACTCCTACTGGTGAAATGGAAAAGGGGGTCAGGTCATTGTGTGCTATAGCCCCGGGGGTATTAGGAATTACCGGGATTGAAACAGGAGAAATAATTCAGGGAGTAATTGAAAAGGTTAAACCCGATTTGATCATTGCTATAGATGCGCTGGCTTCCAGGAATATGGCCAGAGTGAGCACAACAATTCAGATTTCTAATACCGGTATTCATCCTGGATCGGGGGTAGGGAATAAGAGAATGGGTATTACAAGAGAGACCCTCGGGGTTCCCGTAATTGCTGTAGGTATTCCTACAGTGGTAGATGCAGCTACTATGGCTAATGATACCCTTGATATGCTAATAGATTCTCTGATGGAGCAAACCGAAAAAGGTTCTTCTTTCTACAAGCTTCTGAAAGATATGGATAAAAATGAAAAATACCGGTTGATATATGAGGTCATATCTCCTTTTGTTGGTAATCTTATGGTTACTCCTAAGGAAATAGATACTATTGTAGATGATTTAGCACGGGTACTGGCTGGAGGATTAAACATTGCCCTACATCCGGGAATAACCTTTGACGAAGTTACAAGGTATCTACATTAA
- a CDS encoding phage holin family protein, whose product MLGLVIRFIVSALVLMFIGFLLPGFSVAGFTGALLAAVVIAILGFVVESVLGEKISPRSRGLVGFITAAIVIYLSQYIVPAINVTWWGALLASLVIGVVDLFVPTQLR is encoded by the coding sequence ATGCTCGGTTTGGTAATAAGGTTTATTGTATCTGCCCTGGTTTTGATGTTTATAGGATTTTTACTTCCAGGTTTCAGTGTTGCAGGTTTTACAGGAGCTTTACTGGCTGCGGTGGTAATAGCCATTTTAGGTTTTGTTGTTGAGAGTGTTTTAGGGGAAAAAATATCACCTAGGAGCCGCGGATTGGTGGGTTTTATAACAGCGGCAATTGTAATATACCTTTCCCAATATATAGTGCCCGCTATTAATGTTACATGGTGGGGAGCACTTTTAGCGTCCCTTGTCATAGGTGTAGTGGATCTCTTTGTTCCTACTCAGTTGAGATAA
- the rpsT gene encoding 30S ribosomal protein S20: MANIKSAQKRIKTAKIRNLRNNIIKTGIKTAIKKFEKAIAEGNIETAEKTLINAVKTLDKAVSKGVIHKNMAARKKSKLYGKFNNLKNAS, translated from the coding sequence TTGGCTAACATTAAATCAGCCCAAAAAAGGATAAAGACAGCAAAAATCAGAAACCTGCGGAATAATATAATAAAAACTGGCATAAAAACCGCAATAAAGAAATTTGAAAAAGCCATCGCTGAAGGTAATATCGAAACAGCCGAAAAAACTTTAATAAATGCTGTTAAAACACTAGATAAAGCCGTTTCCAAAGGCGTAATCCATAAAAATATGGCTGCTCGAAAGAAATCTAAACTGTATGGTAAATTTAATAACTTAAAAAATGCAAGCTAA
- a CDS encoding substrate-binding domain-containing protein, whose protein sequence is MYDNLKKPLYLAIMFFISIGLFIAGCTKTEDSKSNATPPEELILATTTSTDDSGLLDILIPNFEKENNAAVKVIAVGTGQALGLGRRGDADVILVHARNLEDRFIEEGYGVDREDVMYNDFIVVGPKNDPAGIKGIKSVEEGFSILLEKGRKDKEVVFVSRGDNSGTHNKEKGLWENLGYVNLSGETWYKSIGQGMGETLTMANEMRAYTLTDRGTYLARKKDLANLEIVIEGDDKLFNPYGIMAVNPKVHPHVNYTLTKKFIDYMISYEVQQKISEFGTDKYGQPLFFPDSKEWKKKNQNRQNGN, encoded by the coding sequence ATGTATGACAATTTAAAAAAACCGCTTTATCTAGCTATTATGTTCTTTATAAGCATAGGCTTGTTTATAGCTGGATGTACGAAAACCGAAGACTCCAAATCTAATGCAACCCCCCCTGAAGAATTAATCCTCGCCACAACAACCAGCACAGATGATTCGGGGCTCCTTGACATTTTAATTCCCAATTTTGAAAAGGAAAACAATGCTGCAGTTAAGGTAATAGCCGTAGGAACCGGGCAGGCTTTAGGACTAGGTCGAAGGGGAGATGCTGATGTTATCCTGGTTCACGCAAGAAACCTGGAAGATCGCTTTATCGAAGAAGGCTATGGCGTTGATCGGGAAGATGTAATGTATAATGATTTTATAGTTGTGGGCCCTAAAAATGACCCGGCCGGAATCAAAGGTATCAAATCAGTTGAAGAGGGTTTTTCTATCTTACTAGAAAAAGGCAGAAAAGATAAAGAAGTAGTTTTTGTCTCTAGAGGTGATAATTCAGGAACTCATAATAAGGAAAAAGGGTTATGGGAAAATTTGGGGTATGTAAATTTATCAGGAGAAACATGGTATAAATCGATAGGTCAAGGTATGGGAGAAACCTTAACCATGGCTAATGAAATGCGTGCATATACATTAACGGATAGAGGAACCTATCTTGCTCGGAAAAAGGATCTTGCCAATCTTGAAATAGTTATAGAAGGAGATGATAAGCTCTTTAATCCTTACGGGATAATGGCAGTTAATCCCAAGGTTCATCCTCATGTAAATTATACCTTAACAAAAAAATTTATAGATTACATGATTTCTTATGAAGTGCAACAAAAAATATCTGAGTTTGGTACTGATAAATATGGTCAACCCTTATTTTTCCCGGATTCAAAGGAATGGAAAAAGAAAAATCAAAACCGTCAAAACGGGAATTAA
- a CDS encoding ABC transporter permease: MNEITGGLKEALLLLITLDSQVTKIIYLSMYVSGLGLLISAVVGIPLGSWLGLTNFRGKRVVVALLYTGMGFPPVVIGLFVLLLLSKSGPLGFLGWLYTVKAMVLAQAIISFPLVAGFTMAAVMGVDRNLRRQLKALGASKIQTTYTILMEARIGVLVSIIAGFGSIISEVGAVMMVGGNIENFTRVLTTAIVLETRKGNFSLAIAFGIILLLLSFIVNFAMLHFQKKELLSYDE, encoded by the coding sequence ATGAATGAAATAACGGGAGGTTTAAAAGAAGCCCTTCTGCTCCTTATTACCCTCGACTCTCAGGTAACTAAAATAATTTACCTCTCAATGTATGTCTCGGGATTAGGTTTATTGATTAGTGCGGTTGTGGGGATACCGCTGGGTAGCTGGCTGGGGCTTACCAATTTCAGAGGCAAACGCGTAGTAGTTGCTCTTTTATATACCGGAATGGGCTTTCCTCCCGTTGTAATCGGGCTTTTTGTATTATTGCTCCTTTCTAAAAGCGGTCCATTGGGATTCCTGGGCTGGCTTTATACTGTCAAGGCAATGGTGCTAGCCCAGGCCATTATTTCTTTTCCCCTTGTTGCCGGTTTTACTATGGCTGCTGTAATGGGAGTTGATAGAAATCTCCGGAGACAGCTTAAAGCCCTCGGGGCCAGTAAAATTCAGACAACATATACTATTTTAATGGAAGCCAGGATTGGAGTTCTGGTATCTATCATAGCCGGCTTCGGCAGTATAATTTCTGAAGTAGGGGCTGTTATGATGGTAGGTGGCAATATTGAAAATTTTACCCGTGTCCTTACCACTGCTATAGTTCTTGAAACAAGGAAGGGTAACTTCAGCCTGGCTATAGCTTTCGGTATCATTCTTCTTTTATTATCCTTTATCGTGAATTTCGCTATGTTACATTTCCAGAAGAAGGAGCTTTTATCGTATGATGAATAA
- a CDS encoding ATP-binding cassette domain-containing protein → MMNNSEGFLYFLKGIKHFYQKKKVLSIDELGIIPGEIFGILGPSGAGKSTLLRLLNFLEKPTYGTIFYSGEKYGSDYPLPQLPVIREITTVFQNPILLNTTVYKNVIYPLKIRGMKVEKKKVMDLLTLVGLSEKACSPAIKLSGGEAQRVALARALVFNPRVLLLDEPTANLDPANISIIERLITQTNKTNKTTIIIVTHNIFQAKRLCSRVLLLNEGKPVELNTAKNFFENPECNFAKSFIEGKIIY, encoded by the coding sequence ATGATGAATAACTCGGAAGGATTTCTTTATTTTTTAAAAGGAATAAAACATTTTTATCAAAAGAAAAAAGTGTTATCAATAGATGAACTGGGAATTATACCCGGAGAAATCTTTGGTATATTAGGCCCCAGCGGAGCGGGCAAAAGCACATTGTTGAGGCTTTTGAATTTTTTAGAAAAACCTACTTATGGTACTATTTTTTATTCGGGGGAAAAATATGGTTCAGATTATCCACTTCCTCAACTCCCTGTTATTAGGGAAATAACAACAGTATTTCAAAATCCCATTCTCCTTAACACAACTGTGTATAAAAATGTAATCTATCCTTTAAAGATAAGGGGTATGAAAGTGGAAAAGAAAAAGGTGATGGATCTACTGACTTTGGTAGGATTAAGCGAAAAGGCATGTTCCCCAGCAATAAAACTTTCGGGGGGAGAAGCTCAAAGGGTGGCCCTTGCCCGGGCCCTTGTATTCAATCCCAGAGTTCTACTTTTAGATGAACCGACAGCAAACCTTGATCCTGCCAACATATCTATTATAGAAAGGCTTATCACACAGACAAATAAAACAAACAAAACTACGATTATTATAGTAACCCATAACATTTTTCAAGCAAAAAGGTTGTGCAGCAGGGTCTTACTTCTAAATGAAGGTAAACCCGTGGAACTGAATACAGCCAAAAACTTCTTTGAAAACCCTGAATGTAATTTCGCAAAGTCTTTTATAGAAGGTAAAATAATCTATTGA
- the holA gene encoding DNA polymerase III subunit delta, with the protein MERLTVMDMGYVELIKEIKSGNLRNLYLFYGSEEILIREIVNFIRKTLVKKEVDEMNYSLVEGKDEELEDIIALAETMPFFSQKRVVVIRDFLSLIGDRDSEKTFTDFIENLPSHICMILISSTVDKRKKIYKSIEKKGIVTEFQPLKGNALIRWIEERFSHEGKKIDKRTALFLANTFNRNLEELDSEIKKAITYVGEEKEFIKQDDILPILRKTLENNVFLLIDALGQKDFRRAISILNDMLKEGESSIWILFMIIRQIRLIYRCLILLQNGLSFKDIQETLKEHPFVLKKAITQGNNFSLKQLNHALNFALETDVEIKKGVIEPKLAIEILLLKVSAVLS; encoded by the coding sequence ATGGAAAGGTTAACGGTGATGGATATGGGCTATGTTGAACTAATTAAGGAGATTAAATCGGGGAATTTAAGAAACCTATATCTTTTTTATGGTAGTGAGGAGATTTTAATAAGAGAAATTGTTAATTTTATTCGTAAAACCCTTGTAAAAAAAGAAGTTGACGAAATGAATTATTCGCTGGTAGAAGGAAAAGATGAAGAATTAGAAGATATAATTGCTTTGGCAGAAACAATGCCTTTTTTTTCTCAAAAAAGGGTGGTTGTTATTAGGGACTTTTTGTCCCTTATAGGGGATCGAGATTCTGAAAAAACTTTTACTGATTTTATTGAGAATCTTCCCTCTCATATATGCATGATACTTATTTCCTCAACGGTTGACAAAAGAAAAAAAATATATAAATCCATTGAAAAAAAAGGTATAGTAACAGAATTTCAACCTCTAAAAGGTAATGCACTTATCAGATGGATAGAAGAAAGATTCAGCCATGAAGGTAAAAAAATAGATAAAAGAACAGCTCTTTTCCTTGCAAATACTTTTAACAGAAACCTGGAGGAATTAGATAGCGAAATTAAGAAAGCAATAACATACGTGGGAGAGGAAAAGGAATTCATAAAACAGGATGATATACTCCCAATCTTAAGGAAAACCCTTGAAAATAATGTTTTTCTTCTGATTGATGCTTTAGGGCAGAAAGATTTCCGTAGGGCCATATCCATTTTGAATGATATGTTGAAGGAAGGGGAATCATCCATCTGGATCTTATTTATGATAATACGGCAGATAAGGCTTATTTACAGGTGTTTGATACTATTACAAAATGGCTTAAGCTTTAAAGATATTCAAGAGACCTTAAAAGAACACCCCTTTGTATTAAAAAAAGCTATAACACAAGGGAACAATTTTAGTTTAAAACAGTTAAATCATGCCCTAAATTTTGCCCTTGAAACTGATGTAGAAATAAAGAAAGGGGTTATTGAACCCAAATTAGCCATCGAGATTTTGTTGTTAAAGGTATCGGCCGTATTATCCTAA